Part of the Burkholderia sp. FERM BP-3421 genome, CATGCGGCCCGGCCGAGCGCGGCGACGCCGCGCGCGCATGCCGGCCGGGCAACACGCTCAGGCGGCGTCGAAACGTCCGATCGCGGGCAGCGGCCGCGCGTCGCGCGGACCGTGGGCGGCGGCGATCCCGTCGACGCGCGCGAGGTGATGCCGGTTGTCGTGATCCCACGGATGAAAGCCCGGCCGGAAAAAGCTCAGCCACTCGCGCGCGATGCGCGGGAACAGGCCGTGGCGCGGCCCGTACAGAAACGCGACCACGCGCCACATGCCGCGCACGCGGTGGCCGGCCTGCCGGTCCGAACGGATCAGGCGCGTGTGGAGCAGGAACACGGTGGGCCAGAACGTCAGCGTGGTCACCAGATACACGCCGATGCGCCCCAGGTAGCGCGCCGGCCCGGGCTTCATCACGGTGTTCCAGACGTCGAACGACACCGCCTTGTGCTCGGTTTCCTCGAGCGCGTGCCACAGCCACATCTGCCGATAGCCTTCCTCCGAGCCGTCGAGGCGCGTCGCGTCGTCGAGCAGCAGGCCGGCCAGCATCGCCGTGTAATGCTCGGCCGCCACGGTGTGCGCGAGCTGCACCCAATGCGGCAGCACCCGCTTCATCCAGCCGAGCACCTTCCAGATGCGCTGGTCGAGCTTGCGCGCGGGCAGGCGGTTCGCCTGCAGCAGTTCGTTGTACTCGATGTGCTCGCGGGTATGCATCGCCTCCTGCCCGATGAACGCGAGCACCTGCTTCTTGAGCACCGGGTCCTGGATCCGGTCGCGGTAGTTGCGCACCGAATCCATGAAGAAACGCTCGCCCGCCGGAAACAGCAGCGACAGCGCGTTGAAGAAGTGCGATACCTGCGATCCCTGGCCGTGCCAGTCCTTCGCGCGCTCGACCGGCAGGGAAAAATGAAGATCGCGGCGGACCGGCATCACCAGCACCGGATCGCGCGAACGGACAGCCTCAGTCATCGACGTCTCCTGAATGGACGCCGGGCGCGCCGGACCCCGCGCGCCGCGGTCTGTGCGTCGGCGGCCGATCCCCGCCGATCGTTACATCACTAACTGTAACAATATGGCGTGCGCAAGCCGGAAGGCAAGGCGGGCGCTAGTGGTTCGCTTCCAAACGCGCGGGCGGATGACGCCCGCGTGTTTCAAACCGGCGGGGCCACCTTTGGCGAGGTCACCCTTGGCGAGGTCACCCTTGGCGGGGCCACCCTTGGCGGGGTCACCCTTGGCGGGGCCACCCTTGGCGGGGTCATCCTTGGCGGGGTCATCCTTGGCGGGGTCACCCTTGGCGGGGTCACCCTTGGCGGGGTCATCCTTGGCGGGGTCACCCTTGGCGGGGTCACCCTTGGCGGGGTCACCCTTGGCGGGGTCACCCTTGGCGGGGCCACCCTTGGCGGGGCCACCCTTGGCGGGGCCACCCTTGGCGGGGCCACCTTTGGCGGGGTCACCTTTGGCGGGGTCACCCTCGGCGGGGTCGCCTCGGCCGCTCCGATCCGTGCAACGGACCGCGCGCCGCGCACGCGGAGCGTGCGCTCCCCTACAATAGCGGTTTCGTTCGTTTTTTCAGGAGTCGTTCATGGAAGTCGTGACCACCGAATCGGGTCTCAAGTACGAAGATTTGACCGAAGGCAGCGGCGAGGAAGCGCGCGCGGGCCAGACGGTCAGCGTCCATTACACCGGCTGGCTCACCGACGGCCAGAAGTTCGATTCCAGCAAGGACCGCAACGATCCGTTCGCGTTCGTGCTGGGCGGCGGCATGGTCATCAAGGGCTGGGACGAAGGCGTGCAGGGGATGAAGGTCGGCGGCGTGCGGCGCCTGACGATTCCGCCGCAACTCGGCTACGGCGTGCGCGGCGCGGGCGGCGTGATTCCGCCGAACGCGACGCTCGTGTTCGAAGTCGAACTGCTCGACATCTGAGCCACGCCCCGCGCCCGATCATGGAAGCCGCCCTCGCGTCGCCCACCGTCTCGCTGCGCCGCTACGGCCAGTCCGAGGCGTCCGACGTGCACGACTTCCACCAGATCGTGCTGGGCGTCGATGGCGCGATGGTGATGTCGGTCGACGGCGTCGACGCGCGCATCGACCGGCATTCGGCCTGGCTGGTCCCGGCCGGCGCGCGCCACGCCTATGCCGGGCTCGGCGCGAACCGCCAGCTCGTGCTCGACCTGCCCGCCGCGTCGCTCGCGGTGCCCGCGCGGCTGTTCGAACGCGCCCGCACGCTGCGCCTCGAACCGGCCCTCGGCGTGCTCGCGGCCGAACTGGCCGGCCATGCGGAAGCAGGCGGCCGGCGCTTTCACTGGCAGGCCGCCGCGCGGCTGTGCGACGCGCTGGTCGCGACGCTCGGCGAAACCGCACCCACGGCGCGCGCGGGCGGGCTCGCCGTCGCGCGCATCGATCGCTGGCTGCGCGCGCACCTCGCCGAACCGCTGCGGGTCGCCGATCTGGCCGCGCACTGCGGCTTCGGCCTGCGGCGCTTTCATGCGCTGTTCTGCGACGCCTTCGGCGAAACGCCCCATCAATACCTGCGACGGCTGCGGCTCGACACCGCGCTGCTGCTGCTCGACGATCCGGGCCGCCCGCTCGCCGACATCGCGATCGCGGTCGG contains:
- a CDS encoding metal-dependent hydrolase — protein: MTEAVRSRDPVLVMPVRRDLHFSLPVERAKDWHGQGSQVSHFFNALSLLFPAGERFFMDSVRNYRDRIQDPVLKKQVLAFIGQEAMHTREHIEYNELLQANRLPARKLDQRIWKVLGWMKRVLPHWVQLAHTVAAEHYTAMLAGLLLDDATRLDGSEEGYRQMWLWHALEETEHKAVSFDVWNTVMKPGPARYLGRIGVYLVTTLTFWPTVFLLHTRLIRSDRQAGHRVRGMWRVVAFLYGPRHGLFPRIAREWLSFFRPGFHPWDHDNRHHLARVDGIAAAHGPRDARPLPAIGRFDAA
- a CDS encoding FKBP-type peptidyl-prolyl cis-trans isomerase; the protein is MEVVTTESGLKYEDLTEGSGEEARAGQTVSVHYTGWLTDGQKFDSSKDRNDPFAFVLGGGMVIKGWDEGVQGMKVGGVRRLTIPPQLGYGVRGAGGVIPPNATLVFEVELLDI
- a CDS encoding helix-turn-helix domain-containing protein, which encodes MEAALASPTVSLRRYGQSEASDVHDFHQIVLGVDGAMVMSVDGVDARIDRHSAWLVPAGARHAYAGLGANRQLVLDLPAASLAVPARLFERARTLRLEPALGVLAAELAGHAEAGGRRFHWQAAARLCDALVATLGETAPTARAGGLAVARIDRWLRAHLAEPLRVADLAAHCGFGLRRFHALFCDAFGETPHQYLRRLRLDTALLLLDDPGRPLADIAIAVGFADQSALTHAFTGRFGLAPGQWRNLRH